Below is a window of Flavobacterium sp. N2820 DNA.
CAACATTATAAAGGTTGCTCTCGGAAATTCTTTTAGTAACTTATTAATCATTTTTAATATTATTTACATTTTTCAAACTCAGCTTGTGCTCTTTCTAATCCCCAACTTGGATGCAAAGCGGTTTCAGGTTTAAAAGTAGCAAAAAGTTCGATTGCTTTTTCAATTTGAGCACACATTGGTTTCGTATCTTGTCCAAAATATTGTGCCATACCAATTTCAAATGATGCTTTTTGAAATACAACTCTCGGATTTTCAGGAGCAATTTTGTACGCTTTATTCAAAATATACAGCACATCTCCCGATAATTTTTGTCCGTTTGTCATTGGATCATAAACAATTGAAGCGGTATGAATCATAGATTGCATTACTAAAACTTCTGGGTTGTCCATTGCTAAATCGTTACAAACGTCTTGTGCTTTTTGAGCCGCTTCAATTAACGATAACATCTTCGTTTTGTCTTGTTCACCAAAAGCTTGCGTGGTGTTTATTAATGCGATATAATAATTGGGTAACCAATTTGTTTTTTCAACTGAAGCAATTCGTTCTAATTGCGCAACTGCATCTGCAGGTTTTCCTTGGTTCCAGGTTTGCAATGCTTTTCCCATTCCTTGTTCAAATTGTCCTTGAGCACTTACTAATGAAGCTACAAATAATGCGATGATAGTGATAATTTTTGTCATGATATTTTCTGTTTATGATTTAATTATTAATTTTTGATGATTCAAATTTCCGCCAGATTTTAATCTTTTAAAACTTATACTTACCGAACTGTTGATTTTTAATGATGAATTGTAGTTTTAATTAATAATTTAGTTTATTCCGTCATCCAGCCTATAAATTATCCAAATTATTCGTCTTCTTATTATCGCTAATGGTCCAAAAGAAACCCACAAAAATGAATCGATCGGCAGCTTGCGTAATGGATTGACGTTGAAATTCTCCCGAAATAGTTGGCGCATTGGCATATTGATAACCAAATACATTTTCGGTTCCTAAGACATTGGTTACTGAGAAAAATAATATTTTTTGTTGCGATAACAAATATGCCCAACTAAAGCTTAAATTATTAAATGATTTTGTTTTTTCAGACATAAATTCAGTGCCATTTGGATTATCATATGGTCTTCCTGAATTAAAAGAATAAGTCGTACTAAGTTGAGATTTCCATTTACTCACAAAATACTTAGTAACCAATGAAAAATTATGATTTGCAACAAATGAAGGCGTAACTTGTGTTTCATAATTTCTAAAATCGCGTTCCGAATCGATAAACGAATACGAAATCCAATACTCTAAATTCTTGATGGTTTTGCTGTCTCTCCAAAACAAATCCAAACCTTTTGCATAACCGAAACCTTCATTATTGTAATTACTGTCAAAATTGGCTTGTGTTCCATCGTATTTTACCAAGTTTTTATAATCCTTAAAATACGCTTCCGCACGAAACATTCTTCCTTGTTTGTTGTACATATAATTCAAAATGTAGTGCGACGTTGTTTCATAATCTAAATTAGAGTTGAACTTCAAATAATCTTGTTTTGCGGTTTGGTTGAAATTTCCGTAGGCCATTGAAAACTGACTATTTTCAGCCACTTTGTATGCAAAAGAAACCCTTGGCTCCACTGTGAATTCATCAACAATCGAAGCATTTGAAGTACGTAATCCAATAGTAAAAGCTACTTTTCTTGACAATAAAACTTCCGCTTCAGTGAAAAATGCAATGGAATTATTTTGATAGCCATACCCAAAAACATTGAAATTTTCATCAAAATTTGTGTGAAACAAATCGGTGCCAACACTCAGTTTGAATCGGTTTGAGAATGAATTTCTTAGTTTGAATTTGGTATGCAATGTTCGTTCATTATTCGCAACTTTGTCCGCTGAAATTCCGATTTTATTTTGTGCATAACCATAACTAAATCCCGTTTGAAGTTGTAAATTATCATTCAAATAACCTTTATACGAAGTATTGAAATAGAAGTTATTGTTTTGTAAATCAATACGAATCTTCTCATCAAAATTTACATCTTTCTGATTCAAATCGAAGGTAGAATAATCGAAAGCTCCGTAGACTTTTAAAATGCCGTTTTTAAATTTATATCGAAAAACACTTTCTCCAGCTAAAGTTTCATAAGGCTTATTCCAATCTAAATTTTGCGGAACAACCAATTGATAGGGCGTCAAATTGATGTAACTAGTATTAAATGTAAACGAACTTTTCTCCCATTTTTTTGTTTTCCCTAATCCAACTCCAACTGTCATAATTGAAATATCTGTTTGATTTTGAGTGGGTTCATCAATAGTATTTAGCAACAAAACACTCGATAAAGCATCGCCAAATTCCGCACTATAACCTCCTGTAGAAAATGTGATTCCGCTAAACAAAAAAGGCGAAAACCTACCTCTTGTTGGCACATTGTTGGCACTTGCTCCATAAGGTTGCCCAACGCGAATTCCGTCTACATACGTTTGGGTTTCGTCTGCTTCTCCACCGCGAACAAATAATCTTCCATTTTCACCAACCGTTTGTGTTCCTGGTAAAGTTTCTAATGCCGATATAATGTTTCCTGCAGAACCAGCTGTTGTTACAATATCCATCGCTTTAAGAGCTGTTACTTTACTATTATCACCTGCTTTGAAAGTTCCTGCAGTAACTTCCACTGCATTTAGGGTGTTAAGACTTTCTTTAATCGTAAAGACTTTTGATTGAAATTTCTCAACCACAAATTCATGAATTATCGTTTCATACGACAAAAAACTAATTTGCAATTTCTGATTTCCTGAAGCCGTTGTTGTGAAACTAAAATTTCCCTTTTCGTCGGAAGTAGTTCCATCATAAGTACCAATTACAAAAACATTGGCACCCGAAAATGGCATTCCTTGTTCATCAATAATTTGTCCTTTGATATCGGTTTGCCCAAATGAAATTAATGAAGTGAATACGATTAAAAAAGTTAGGATTGTTTTCATTTTAGTTGATTTTGATGAAGCAAAGTTGCAACTGAAAAATCAGGTTTAAAAGATAATATAACCCAATTGTCATTTTTTAAGGATGAATTGTAACTCAAATGATTTTAATTACTTTTACAAAAATAATTACGACTTAAAATGAAAAAAATATTTTTGTTTACCAGCCTTATTTTATCTTTTACATTTGTTTTTTCTCAAGAAAATAAAGACTATGATGCTACACTTGCAAAAAAAATTGGAGCCGATGAGTATGGCATGAAAACATATGTTTTTTGTATGCTTAAAACGGGCTCAAATACTACAGCAACGGCAGAAGAAAAACAAAAATATTTTGAAGGCCATATGGCTAACATTAATAAACTAGCTGACGAAAATAAATTAGTTGTTGCAGGCCCTTTTATGAAAAACGACAAAAATTATAGAGGTATTTTCATCTTTAATTGCTCAACAATCGAAGAAGCAAAAACTTTGGTTGATTCTGATCCAGCAGTAGCGGCTAAAATATTTGAAGCAGAACTTACATTATGGTATAGCAGTGCTGCTTTAATGTTGGTCAGTGAAAATCATAATAAGATTGCTAAAACTAAAATTTAAAATCTTATCAACAATTCGCAAATCCTAAAACTAAAATCGTAATTTATACTTACTTTTGCGGTTCTTAAAATTTCAAAAAACTATGATTTATAAATTCAGAGCTATTCTCGATGCTGAAGAAGATATTTTTAGAGATATTGCCATCGAAAGCGACAATACATTAGAAGATTTACACAATGCTTTAATCAATGCGTTTGGTTTTGATGGTACAGAAGTAGGTGCTTTTTATACGTGTGCAAATGATTGGGCTTGGCATGAAGAAGATGGTATTCCGTTATTTGACACAGGTGATATTCCTGGCGAAATTAAAACCATGGCCGAATATAAGTTAGACGAATTAGTACACGAACAAAACACTAAATTAGTATATGTGTATGATTTGTTTTCTATGTGGACATTTTTCTTAGAATTAGCAGCTATCGAAGAAGACAAACAAATTGGTGAAATTTATCCAGCTTTACTATTTTCACATGGTGAACTTCCAGCAGAAGCGCTTCAAAGCGGATTAAGAGGTGATTTGTCTGAAGAAGATATGTTTGGTGAGTTTGAAGATGATTTAGACGATGAGGACTACGACATGTTTGACGGAGACGACAGTTTTGAAGACATGGGATTTGAAGAAAATTGGAATTAAATAATTAGCCAATGTGCTAATATGGCAATGTGCCAATTATAAAAACTTAATACTAACATTGTTAATTGGCTTATAGACCAATTGACGAATTGACACATTAATAATGATAAACTTATTTAACGCACATATTGAAAACCTATCTATTCATAGAGTAGGAAACAAAAGTAGAAACGAAGCCATTTTTTTATCCGATAATCCATACGGGTTAAATGACGAAATTATGCCTTTGCTAAAAGAATATTTCTTTAAACCTTTCAGAGAAAAAGAAGAAAATTATTTTCAATTTGCGCATGAAGTAGACTTAGAATACAACGACATGTTCAATTTTGCAACCGAAGTTTTTAATAACCCAAGCGAAATTCACAACGTTTCAAAAAAAATCACGAAACACCTTTTTGAGCAATCTAATCATCCGCATATTAAAAATGGAGAAGTGTATGTAGCCTATTTTACGCACGTTTCTATTGATAATAATGTAGTTGATGCGATTGGTGTTTTCAAAAGCGAAGTACAAACCGATTTCTTACAATTTGAAGAAAAAGAAAGTAACTTAGAAATGATTTTACAACAAGGAATCAACTTGAATAAGTTAGACAAAGGTTGTATCATTTTCAACTATAAAAAAGAAGAAGGCTACAAAATTTTAACTGTAGATAGCAATCGTTATGATGCACGTTATTGGTTAGAGCATTTCTTATCAGTTGATGCTTTTCAAGATGAAAACTTCATGACTAAGAAATACTTGAAATTCTGTCAAGAGTTCGCTAAAGAAGTAGTTTTACCAGCCGAAGACAAACAACAAGAAGTATTGTTTATGAACCGTGCCATCAATCACTTTGCTAAAAATGATGAGTTTGAAGAAACGGCGTTCTTGAATGAAGTAATGCAAAATCCAGAGTTCATTCCAGAATTCAAAAATTATAAAGTAGATAAAGGAGCAAAATACAGCATCGAAGACGTTTCTAGTTTCCCAATTGCAAATGCAGCCGTGACTGATGTGCGTCGTACGTTAAAAAACACGATTCAATTAGACACGAATATCCAAATCAAATTGGATTTTATCAACCCAGAAAGCGCGGAGAAATTCGTTGAAAAAGGTTGGGACGAAGAAAAGCAAATGTATTATTACTTGGTTTACTTTAATAAAGAGCAGAAATCTTAAGGTATTTACATCCAAAATATTAAAACCTCAATTACAACCTTGTACTTGAGGTTTTTTTTGAAAGAACTTTAACAAAATATTTGTTTAACTTTTTTGATTATAAATTAAACATTCTTTATCTTTGATGAAATTTTAAAAGTCATGGCAAAGAAGAAAGAGATTACTAATCAAGATATTTTAGGTTTCTATATTGATTATTTTTTAGAAAATAACAAAGCGCCACATTCGGTATATAAATTTGCGAAGCATTACAACTTTGAAGAAGCTGTATTTTATGCCAATTTTTCATCTTTTGAACAAATTGAAAAAACCTTTTTCACTTCATTATTTCAGCAAACAATAGTATTACTTGAAAAAAGTGAAGATTTTGAATCGTATGATGCTAGAACTAAATTATTAAGTTTTTACTTCACCTATTTCGAAATGTTAACCGCCAACAGAAGTTTTACGGTTGCCCTTTTAAAAGAAGATAAAAACAAATTGAAAAGTCTTTCTAAATTGACAGAATTGAGAAAACACTTCAAACAATTCTTTGATACCCTAGAAATTGAAAAAATCGATTTAAAACAAGATAAGTTAGTTGAAATTCAAGAAAAAACCATGAGTGAAATGGCTTGGTTCCAATTTTTATTCACGTTGAAATTTTGGATAGATGACACTTCGCTTTCTTTTGAAAAAACAGATATTTTCATTGAAAAATCGGTCAATACCAGTTTTGATTTAATGGATATTGCACCTTTAAAAAGTTTAATTGACTTCGGAAAATTTATGTGGCAAGAAAAAGCTTCATTTAAAATGTAATTAACATGAAATCGCTATAAACAAATATTTGTGGAAGCAAAATCCTTTAACAAAAAAGCGATACCATTTTTTACCGCTAAAAAATAAAGTCAAAAAAAATGAAAACTATAGATAGTATTCCTACATCAAAAATTCAGAGAGCATCCAAACTGATTCAAACTGGAGCAAAAGTTGGTGTAAATTACATTAAATATTATGGTGATAAAATCACTAAAACCGAAGCTGAAGCCAAAGAAAATCTAAACATTAACAATGCTTCTGACATTTACGACGGTTTGAAACAAATGAAAGGAAGCGCTTTGAAAGTAGCTCAAATGCTAAGCATGGACAAAAGTATTTTGCCTCGTGCTTATGTTGAAAAATTTTCATTAGCACAATTTTCGGTTCCGCCATTGTCGCCACCTTTGGTAAATAAAACTTTTAAAAACTATTTTGGCAAACAGCCAAACGAAATATTTGACACTTTTAATGCCACTTCAATAAATGCTGCAAGCATTGGTCAAGTGCACCAAGCGAGCAAGGATGGGAAAAATCTTGCTGTGAAAATTCAATTTCCTGGAGTGGCAGAAAGTATTAGTTCTGATTTGGCTATGGTAAAACCAATTGCGATTAAAATGTTCAATATCAAAGGAAAAGATTCGGATAAATATTTCAAAGAAGTTGAAGATAAATTGATTGAAGAAACCAATTATATCAACGAGGTAAAGCAAAGTATTGAAATGGCTGAAGCTTGTCAAAATATTCCAAATTTGATTTTTCCTAAATATTATCCTGAATGGTCATCGGAAAAAATCATTACTATGGATTGGATGACAGGCGAACATTTATCTGAATTCACTGCTCATAATACTGATACTGAAAAGTCGAATATTTTGGGTCAGACACTTTGGGATTTTTATATGTTTCAAATGCATAATTTACGAAAAGTGCATGCCGATCCGCATCCTGGAAATTTCTTAATTACAAAAAACACCCAACTAATTGCTTTAGATTTTGGTTGTATAAAAGAAGTTCCGAATGATTTTTATATACCATATTTTGAATTAGCGAAGAAAGAAAATCTAGCAAATCCGGAGTTCTTTAAATCAAAATTATACGAATTAGAAATATTAAGAACAGACGATTCTAAAGAAGAAACCGAGTTTTTTACTGCGATGTTTCATGAATTATTAAGCTTATTTGCAAGACCATTTCATGTGGAAGAATTTGATTTTTCTGATGATGAATTCTTTGGTCAAATTGCCGATTTAGGTGAACGCTATTCAAAAAGCACCGAATTAAGAAATATGAATGGAAATCGGGGTTCCAAACACTTTATTTACATCAATAGAACTTTCTTTGGTTTATACAATTTAATGCATGATTTAAAAGCTAAAAATGTAAAAATCAACAACTTTATAAAATATTAACTTTTTGTCCCAAATGCATAAAAATCCTTAATCATTCAACAAGATTAAGGATTTTTTTTTGCAGATTAATATCATTTCGTAACAATTTTCCTATTCGTTCGTCTTATCTTAAATCAAAAAACGAACAAATTTGGAAACCATTTTAAAAATCACCCATCTTAATAAGATTTTCAACAAACATTTGCACGCTGTTAAAAACGTGTCTTTTGAAATCAAAAAAGGAAATGTTTATGGCATTCTTGGACCAAACGGCTCAGGAAAATCAACCACTTTAGGCATAGTATTAAATGTTGTCAATAAAACCTCAGGCGATTTTGAATGGTTTGGAGGAAAAGTTGCGACACATGATGCTTTAAAAAAAGTAGGAGCAATTATTGAACGACCAAACTTTTATCCCTACATGTCTGCCAAAGAAAATTTGGAATTGGTATGCAAAATCAAAGGAACTTCTTTTGCAAAGGTTGAAGAAAAATTAGAATTAGTTGGGCTTTTAGACCGTAAAAACGACAAATTCAAAACCTTTTCATTGGGAATGAAACAGCGTTTAGCCATTGCTTCTGCCCTATTGAATGATCCCGAAATTTTAATTTTAGACGAACCTACAAATGGTTTAGATCCGCAAGGAATTCGTCAAATTAGAGATATTATCAGAATTATCGCTTCACAAGGAACTACTATTTTACTGGCATCGCATTTATTAGATGAAGTTGAAAAAGTGTGTAGTCATGTGGTAGTTTTACAAAAAGGTGTAATGCTGTATCAAGGTTCGGTACACAACATGATTGAGAATAATAGCTTTTTCGAGTTACAATCAGACGATAATGAACAGTTAAAATTGGCACTTCAAAATCATGCTTCCGTAGAAAAAATAGTTGAAGAAGAAGGCAAAATTTTGGTTTATTTGAAACAAGAAATTTCAGCGAAAGAACTAAATGCGTATTTGTTTGAACAAAAAATTGTTTTAGAACATCTTGTAAAAAGAAAAAACAGTTTAGAAGAACAATTTTTAGAATTAACCAAAAACTAACCCAATCATGAAAAGATTATTATCGATAGAATTTCAAAAAATTTGGAAAAACAAAGCTAGCAAAGTATTATTAATCACCTATTTCGTTTTACTAAGTTTTATCGCATTAATTGCCTCTATAAAATTTAGCATAGGAACTTTTGAAATTAGAATTGCTGACCAAGGTATTTTTAACTTTCCATACATTTGGCATTTTAACACTTATGTGGCCGCATTATTCAAAATATTTTTAGCGATTGTAATTGTTTCCATGATGGCAAATGAATATACCTATGGCACATTAAAGCAAAATCTCATCGACGGTTTAAGTAAGAAAGAATTCATATTGTCAAAATTTTTAGTTGTTGGTGGATTTGCCATTGCTTCAACTATTTATGTTTTTATAATGTCATTAATTTTAGGCTATTCCTTTTCTTCCTACAATGAATTTTCAATTGTTTTTTCAGATTTAGAATACTTATTTGCATTTTTTATAAAACTAGTTGCGTTCTTTTCGTTTTGTTTATTTTTAGGAATTTTAGTTAAAAGAAGTGCTTTTGCTTTAGGTTTTTTATTCATCTGGTTCATCGCTGAAAACATCTTTTATTGGATTGTTAAATTTGTTATTCTTCGTGGAGACGACAAAACCAAAAACTTTGGGGATACAATTATTCAATATTTTCCAATTGAATCGATGAGTAACTTGATTAAAGAACCTGTAACACGACTAAGCGCAATTAAAACGATTGAAAAAACGATTGGTGGCGCTCAAGTTGCTAAAGATTATGGAATTCATTTTTCACAACTATCTATCGTTTTAGTTTGGACAATAATTTTCATTTTTGCATCCTATTATATCTTAAAAAAGAGAGATTTGTAGTATCTTTGCCGATGCTATGAATAGAATAAAAAACCCCCTTAAAATTGTGCTTTTCGGATTGTTTTTTCAATTCGGAAATGCGCAATATATTTCAGTTGATGAAGGTTATACTGCACAAGATTTAGTTGAAGATGTATTAATAAATAGTCCATGCGCTAATGTTTTTAATATTAGTGTTTCAGGTGGTAATTTTGCTTCTGGAGAAAAAAGTTATGGCTTTTTTGAGGCTTCTGGTACTGGATTTCCTTTTGAAAATGGAATTATACTTTCAACTGGAAAAATCAATAATGCTCCTGGACCAAACTCCTATCTTTCTGATGATGGCGGAAGCATGGGTTGGGATGGTGATATCGATTTAAATCAAGCTTTAGGGCTAAGTAATTCATTCAATGCTACTATTTTAGAATTTGATTTTATTCCACTTGGCAACAACATTAGTTTTGATTATATTTTTTCTTCTGAACAATATTTAACCAATCCTACATCAAATCAATGTAATTTTACAGACGGATTCGTTTTCTTATTAAAAGAAGCAAGCGCTACTACGTATGACAATTTAGCCGTTATACCAGGAACATCAACCCCTGTAAAAGTGAACACTGTTAGAGGACCAGGTACGATTTGTCCACCAGCAAATGCAGCTTATTTTGATGCATTTAATGATACAAATCACCCTACGAATTATAATGGTCAAACAGTCGTTTTAACAGCTCAGGCGAATGTAATTCCGGGCACAACTTATCATATTAAATTAGTCATTGCCGATGAAGGAAATCATAGATATGATTCTGCTATTTTTTTAGGTGGAGGAAGTTTTAATTTCGGAATTAATATTGGTGATGATCGATTAATCGCTACAGGAAATCCACTTTGCCCAAGTGAAACATTAGTTGTTGATGCTACTCAAACCGGTGCAACAGGGTATCAATGGTTTCTAAACAATATCGCTTTGGTGGGTGAAACAAATGCAACTTACATTGTAAGTTCTGAGGGCGAATATTCGGTTGAGATTAATTATGGTGGATCGTGCCAAACCACTGGAAAAATTAAAATTGAATATGCAACTGACTTAATCATAAACGAAAACACCTTTACTTTGTGTGATGCAGATGACAATCAAGATGGAATTACTAATTTTGATTTAGCTGCGATTACAACTGATTTATTTACCAATTTACCTTCGGGTTATACTATTTCATTTTTTGAAACTCCATCTAGTACTACAGCTTTACCTACAATTTATACTAATACAACTGCCTATAATCAATCTATTTTCGCAAGAATAATGAATATTCAAGGTTGTTATTCAGATTATCCAGTACAGCTGATTGTAAATACTTTTTCAAATTTAATTTTTGATGAAGAAATAGGTCTTTGTGAAAATAATCCCGTTATTTTAAATGCTGGTGCTGGATTTTCGAGCTATACTTGGAATACAAATCCAGTAGAGACAACACAGTCTATTACGGTTGACACAGCCGGAACCTATATTGTTACACTCACAAACGCAAACAATTGCTCAAAAACCAAAACGTTTACTGTTACAGCATCTGGAATTGCGACTATTAACGACATTATAATTAATGATTTTTCAGATAATAATACAATAACTGTTGATTATTCTGGATTAGGTGTTTATGAATTTTCGTTAGATGGTACAAATTACCAAACTTCACCTATTTTTAGCAATTTGAATGAAGGAGAATATACTGTTTTTGTAAAAGACAAAAAAGGTTGCGGTACTGTTTCAAAATCTTTTTACATCTTAGATTACCCAAAATATTTCACCC
It encodes the following:
- a CDS encoding ABC1 kinase family protein, with the protein product MKTIDSIPTSKIQRASKLIQTGAKVGVNYIKYYGDKITKTEAEAKENLNINNASDIYDGLKQMKGSALKVAQMLSMDKSILPRAYVEKFSLAQFSVPPLSPPLVNKTFKNYFGKQPNEIFDTFNATSINAASIGQVHQASKDGKNLAVKIQFPGVAESISSDLAMVKPIAIKMFNIKGKDSDKYFKEVEDKLIEETNYINEVKQSIEMAEACQNIPNLIFPKYYPEWSSEKIITMDWMTGEHLSEFTAHNTDTEKSNILGQTLWDFYMFQMHNLRKVHADPHPGNFLITKNTQLIALDFGCIKEVPNDFYIPYFELAKKENLANPEFFKSKLYELEILRTDDSKEETEFFTAMFHELLSLFARPFHVEEFDFSDDEFFGQIADLGERYSKSTELRNMNGNRGSKHFIYINRTFFGLYNLMHDLKAKNVKINNFIKY
- a CDS encoding TetR family transcriptional regulator C-terminal domain-containing protein — encoded protein: MAKKKEITNQDILGFYIDYFLENNKAPHSVYKFAKHYNFEEAVFYANFSSFEQIEKTFFTSLFQQTIVLLEKSEDFESYDARTKLLSFYFTYFEMLTANRSFTVALLKEDKNKLKSLSKLTELRKHFKQFFDTLEIEKIDLKQDKLVEIQEKTMSEMAWFQFLFTLKFWIDDTSLSFEKTDIFIEKSVNTSFDLMDIAPLKSLIDFGKFMWQEKASFKM
- a CDS encoding T9SS type B sorting domain-containing protein, translating into MNRIKNPLKIVLFGLFFQFGNAQYISVDEGYTAQDLVEDVLINSPCANVFNISVSGGNFASGEKSYGFFEASGTGFPFENGIILSTGKINNAPGPNSYLSDDGGSMGWDGDIDLNQALGLSNSFNATILEFDFIPLGNNISFDYIFSSEQYLTNPTSNQCNFTDGFVFLLKEASATTYDNLAVIPGTSTPVKVNTVRGPGTICPPANAAYFDAFNDTNHPTNYNGQTVVLTAQANVIPGTTYHIKLVIADEGNHRYDSAIFLGGGSFNFGINIGDDRLIATGNPLCPSETLVVDATQTGATGYQWFLNNIALVGETNATYIVSSEGEYSVEINYGGSCQTTGKIKIEYATDLIINENTFTLCDADDNQDGITNFDLAAITTDLFTNLPSGYTISFFETPSSTTALPTIYTNTTAYNQSIFARIMNIQGCYSDYPVQLIVNTFSNLIFDEEIGLCENNPVILNAGAGFSSYTWNTNPVETTQSITVDTAGTYIVTLTNANNCSKTKTFTVTASGIATINDIIINDFSDNNTITVDYSGLGVYEFSLDGTNYQTSPIFSNLNEGEYTVFVKDKKGCGTVSKSFYILDYPKYFTPNGDGTNDFWFIKNLNKRNLQNSTIEIFDRYGKFIIQLNSRNLVWDGTLNGYALPSSDYWFTIQLTDGKTIKGHFTLKR
- a CDS encoding nucleoid-associated protein, producing MINLFNAHIENLSIHRVGNKSRNEAIFLSDNPYGLNDEIMPLLKEYFFKPFREKEENYFQFAHEVDLEYNDMFNFATEVFNNPSEIHNVSKKITKHLFEQSNHPHIKNGEVYVAYFTHVSIDNNVVDAIGVFKSEVQTDFLQFEEKESNLEMILQQGINLNKLDKGCIIFNYKKEEGYKILTVDSNRYDARYWLEHFLSVDAFQDENFMTKKYLKFCQEFAKEVVLPAEDKQQEVLFMNRAINHFAKNDEFEETAFLNEVMQNPEFIPEFKNYKVDKGAKYSIEDVSSFPIANAAVTDVRRTLKNTIQLDTNIQIKLDFINPESAEKFVEKGWDEEKQMYYYLVYFNKEQKS
- a CDS encoding YciI family protein; translated protein: MKKIFLFTSLILSFTFVFSQENKDYDATLAKKIGADEYGMKTYVFCMLKTGSNTTATAEEKQKYFEGHMANINKLADENKLVVAGPFMKNDKNYRGIFIFNCSTIEEAKTLVDSDPAVAAKIFEAELTLWYSSAALMLVSENHNKIAKTKI
- a CDS encoding TonB-dependent receptor, which encodes MKTILTFLIVFTSLISFGQTDIKGQIIDEQGMPFSGANVFVIGTYDGTTSDEKGNFSFTTTASGNQKLQISFLSYETIIHEFVVEKFQSKVFTIKESLNTLNAVEVTAGTFKAGDNSKVTALKAMDIVTTAGSAGNIISALETLPGTQTVGENGRLFVRGGEADETQTYVDGIRVGQPYGASANNVPTRGRFSPFLFSGITFSTGGYSAEFGDALSSVLLLNTIDEPTQNQTDISIMTVGVGLGKTKKWEKSSFTFNTSYINLTPYQLVVPQNLDWNKPYETLAGESVFRYKFKNGILKVYGAFDYSTFDLNQKDVNFDEKIRIDLQNNNFYFNTSYKGYLNDNLQLQTGFSYGYAQNKIGISADKVANNERTLHTKFKLRNSFSNRFKLSVGTDLFHTNFDENFNVFGYGYQNNSIAFFTEAEVLLSRKVAFTIGLRTSNASIVDEFTVEPRVSFAYKVAENSQFSMAYGNFNQTAKQDYLKFNSNLDYETTSHYILNYMYNKQGRMFRAEAYFKDYKNLVKYDGTQANFDSNYNNEGFGYAKGLDLFWRDSKTIKNLEYWISYSFIDSERDFRNYETQVTPSFVANHNFSLVTKYFVSKWKSQLSTTYSFNSGRPYDNPNGTEFMSEKTKSFNNLSFSWAYLLSQQKILFFSVTNVLGTENVFGYQYANAPTISGEFQRQSITQAADRFIFVGFFWTISDNKKTNNLDNL
- a CDS encoding plasmid pRiA4b ORF-3 family protein, with the protein product MIYKFRAILDAEEDIFRDIAIESDNTLEDLHNALINAFGFDGTEVGAFYTCANDWAWHEEDGIPLFDTGDIPGEIKTMAEYKLDELVHEQNTKLVYVYDLFSMWTFFLELAAIEEDKQIGEIYPALLFSHGELPAEALQSGLRGDLSEEDMFGEFEDDLDDEDYDMFDGDDSFEDMGFEENWN
- a CDS encoding ABC transporter permease; translation: MKRLLSIEFQKIWKNKASKVLLITYFVLLSFIALIASIKFSIGTFEIRIADQGIFNFPYIWHFNTYVAALFKIFLAIVIVSMMANEYTYGTLKQNLIDGLSKKEFILSKFLVVGGFAIASTIYVFIMSLILGYSFSSYNEFSIVFSDLEYLFAFFIKLVAFFSFCLFLGILVKRSAFALGFLFIWFIAENIFYWIVKFVILRGDDKTKNFGDTIIQYFPIESMSNLIKEPVTRLSAIKTIEKTIGGAQVAKDYGIHFSQLSIVLVWTIIFIFASYYILKKRDL
- a CDS encoding ABC transporter ATP-binding protein, whose protein sequence is METILKITHLNKIFNKHLHAVKNVSFEIKKGNVYGILGPNGSGKSTTLGIVLNVVNKTSGDFEWFGGKVATHDALKKVGAIIERPNFYPYMSAKENLELVCKIKGTSFAKVEEKLELVGLLDRKNDKFKTFSLGMKQRLAIASALLNDPEILILDEPTNGLDPQGIRQIRDIIRIIASQGTTILLASHLLDEVEKVCSHVVVLQKGVMLYQGSVHNMIENNSFFELQSDDNEQLKLALQNHASVEKIVEEEGKILVYLKQEISAKELNAYLFEQKIVLEHLVKRKNSLEEQFLELTKN